In one Spirosoma rigui genomic region, the following are encoded:
- a CDS encoding AlbA family DNA-binding domain-containing protein, translated as MTSSFTQAHLGKSLENITAIDLISYFAIDRDESLTLEFKSFYQREGDIKYKEAGVLKAICAFLNSNGGLLIWGAPISTKNTEGHKICRGDLSPVEKRYSKDDLISKISSKIFPFSPSVQVNSVEVEPGKYVYLFDVPESLSKPHQFDDKYYIRLDGQSKPAPHYILDALFKQLRFPNLNVFLRLDGFENSSMNFPERSIKILITCFLINSSKFLHEYDPYYIVSPSLGGFINRSSGEIENFLHIYDIPSLKALTYDIPLIRQEVLTIPIELYYKWCEKDVPIPIWIVGGGKLSPPVKSSYTIKLVDAKQNKNLVLSSRVPIKNIMNLQANDLNYFKHDDWKGSEQERLEDVLKNGRAR; from the coding sequence ATGACATCTTCATTTACTCAAGCTCACCTTGGGAAATCATTAGAAAATATAACAGCTATAGACTTGATCTCCTATTTTGCAATTGATAGAGATGAATCTCTTACCCTAGAGTTTAAATCATTTTACCAACGCGAAGGTGATATCAAATATAAGGAAGCCGGAGTATTAAAGGCCATTTGCGCTTTTCTCAATTCTAATGGCGGACTACTAATATGGGGGGCTCCAATAAGCACAAAGAACACTGAGGGTCACAAAATATGTCGAGGCGATTTATCACCTGTAGAAAAGAGATATTCTAAAGATGATTTGATCAGTAAAATATCAAGCAAAATCTTTCCCTTTTCACCCTCAGTGCAAGTCAATTCAGTCGAGGTTGAACCAGGAAAATATGTATACCTATTCGACGTTCCAGAAAGTCTATCAAAGCCACATCAATTCGATGACAAATATTACATTAGATTAGATGGACAGTCAAAACCAGCACCTCATTACATACTTGATGCCCTTTTTAAACAACTGCGATTTCCGAATTTAAATGTTTTCCTACGACTAGATGGCTTTGAAAATTCATCTATGAATTTCCCAGAAAGATCAATCAAAATTTTAATTACTTGTTTTTTAATAAATTCATCTAAGTTTTTACATGAGTATGACCCTTATTACATTGTATCACCTAGTTTAGGTGGTTTCATCAATCGATCAAGTGGAGAAATTGAAAATTTTTTACATATTTATGACATTCCGTCCTTAAAGGCACTTACATATGATATTCCTCTAATAAGACAGGAAGTTTTAACTATACCTATCGAATTATACTACAAGTGGTGTGAGAAAGATGTACCTATTCCTATCTGGATAGTTGGTGGTGGAAAGCTATCTCCACCTGTCAAAAGTTCTTACACAATTAAACTAGTTGATGCTAAACAAAATAAGAACCTTGTTTTGTCTAGCCGAGTACCCATAAAAAATATTATGAACCTACAAGCAAATGATCTTAACTACTTCAAACATGATGATTGGAAAGGTTCAGAACAAGAAAGACTGGAAGATGTTTTAAAAAACGGAAGAGCTAGGTAA
- a CDS encoding helix-turn-helix domain-containing protein: MIEFDYTKVICQRSSLQRLHEQTQLLNEAMPSKTFVKLVNGEERLYERKPKAITGSVEATMERLIKNYVKYHHRLLRNVGQEAFEEGMPGMLTCRSEVAGQRTISEKTAYNHLRKLRELGLIKRYKFRGSRHAFEIWIAPELLFQPERLDQSCPQPAVNNQKSADSQPQKIASFLALPANFTAYKVTVTSKNFETEKEKGGNVHSDALQQEHGDKNYGNPERQQPKLGKTLTVGSESHSDLGTGGARPASRRMWITLATITRPGWSGLRPANAGRTGHSTVVPSSAGPF; the protein is encoded by the coding sequence ATGATCGAGTTCGACTACACTAAGGTGATCTGCCAGCGATCATCACTCCAGCGGTTGCACGAGCAGACACAGCTGCTCAACGAGGCTATGCCCAGTAAGACGTTTGTCAAACTGGTAAACGGGGAAGAACGGCTATACGAGCGCAAGCCCAAGGCCATTACAGGTAGCGTCGAGGCTACCATGGAACGGCTGATTAAGAATTATGTCAAGTACCACCACCGGCTCCTGCGTAACGTTGGCCAGGAAGCCTTCGAGGAGGGTATGCCAGGCATGCTGACCTGCCGATCGGAAGTAGCCGGGCAGCGCACCATCTCGGAAAAGACTGCCTATAACCACCTTCGTAAGCTGCGAGAACTGGGCCTTATTAAGCGTTATAAGTTCAGAGGGTCGCGTCATGCCTTTGAAATTTGGATCGCTCCAGAGCTCTTATTTCAACCCGAGCGGCTTGATCAGAGTTGTCCACAACCGGCTGTTAACAATCAAAAATCAGCTGATTCTCAACCCCAAAAAATCGCTTCTTTTTTGGCTTTACCGGCAAATTTTACCGCATATAAAGTCACTGTAACTTCAAAGAACTTTGAAACAGAAAAAGAGAAAGGTGGGAATGTGCACAGCGACGCTCTCCAGCAAGAGCACGGCGACAAAAATTATGGCAACCCCGAACGGCAACAGCCGAAATTAGGGAAAACCCTGACCGTAGGCAGCGAAAGTCACAGTGACTTAGGCACCGGGGGGGCGCGGCCGGCCAGCCGGCGAATGTGGATAACCCTGGCGACGATCACCAGGCCCGGATGGAGCGGCTTAAGACCGGCAAACGCCGGCAGAACCGGACACTCAACCGTAGTGCCGAGCAGCGCCGGGCCATTCTGA
- a CDS encoding helix-turn-helix domain-containing protein, with amino-acid sequence MVTQESTDLEKRIDKICANMGLTHNKLAKLLEISSTTFYQLSSGRTKQLSVDVLIKFYQKLDINVGWLATGEGEMYASKVSSENPDKPSGEKSIEGILTGILQEMRHLREQQTVRDRQMDKILDVMVGMGKLDSVSRRPSSTPNKKLYLPNTNLFRIG; translated from the coding sequence ATGGTTACCCAGGAATCGACAGATTTAGAAAAGCGCATAGATAAAATATGCGCCAATATGGGGCTGACTCACAATAAGTTAGCCAAGCTACTTGAGATCTCAAGTACTACATTCTATCAGCTCTCTTCTGGCAGAACTAAGCAACTATCTGTTGATGTCTTGATAAAGTTCTATCAGAAGCTTGATATTAATGTAGGGTGGTTAGCGACTGGAGAGGGAGAGATGTACGCTAGTAAAGTATCCTCTGAAAATCCGGATAAGCCTAGTGGCGAGAAGTCTATAGAAGGGATACTAACTGGCATCTTACAAGAGATGCGTCATCTCCGCGAACAGCAAACTGTGCGCGACAGGCAGATGGATAAGATTCTCGATGTAATGGTTGGCATGGGAAAGCTTGACAGTGTATCCCGTCGCCCAAGCAGTACTCCGAACAAAAAGCTGTATTTGCCCAACACAAATTTATTCCGTATTGGGTAG